One Desulfobulbus propionicus DSM 2032 DNA segment encodes these proteins:
- a CDS encoding thiamine biosynthesis protein — translation MSKRLALGLFSGGLDSILACRVVADQGIRVVALKFVTPFFDHDLLGQQEAYARAMREQYGLDVQVVDISEGYLRLLENPAHGFGKHFNPCIDCKILMLRRARELMGVYGASFLITGEVLGQRPMSQRRDTLRVIERDSGCGGLLLRPLSAKLMEPTQAELEGWVDRERLFDFSGRGRRQQKQLAAQLGITDYPTPAGGCMLTDPNLAARIKHFYHGLFSFGEQRAVDDVRLLVVGRQFKLDENLWFIVGRDERDNNRLEALRSPDDWLVRMTTRPGPVGILRHGRHQVTAGGQEELIRRLAGIVVRYGKKIPDGPAEADVMIDMGEEIVRGRFGPWANDADLQSWRI, via the coding sequence ATGAGCAAGCGTCTGGCGTTGGGGCTGTTTTCCGGCGGGTTGGATTCGATCCTCGCCTGCCGGGTGGTGGCCGATCAGGGCATACGGGTGGTGGCCCTGAAATTCGTCACCCCCTTTTTTGATCACGACCTTCTTGGCCAGCAGGAGGCCTATGCCCGTGCCATGCGGGAACAATACGGTCTGGATGTCCAGGTGGTCGATATCAGCGAGGGCTATCTGCGGTTGCTGGAAAATCCGGCCCACGGGTTTGGCAAGCATTTCAACCCCTGCATTGACTGCAAGATTTTGATGCTGCGCCGCGCCCGCGAGCTGATGGGCGTTTACGGCGCCTCCTTTTTGATCACCGGTGAGGTTCTGGGGCAGCGGCCGATGTCGCAGCGGCGCGATACCCTGCGGGTCATTGAGCGCGATTCCGGCTGCGGTGGCCTGTTGTTGCGCCCTTTGTCCGCCAAATTGATGGAGCCTACCCAGGCGGAACTGGAAGGATGGGTGGACAGGGAGCGGCTGTTCGATTTTTCCGGCCGGGGAAGACGCCAGCAGAAACAGCTGGCCGCCCAACTGGGGATCACCGACTACCCGACGCCGGCGGGAGGCTGCATGCTTACCGACCCCAACCTGGCCGCGCGCATCAAGCATTTTTACCACGGACTCTTCTCCTTTGGCGAACAGCGGGCGGTGGACGATGTACGGTTGCTGGTCGTTGGCCGCCAGTTCAAACTCGACGAGAACCTATGGTTCATCGTTGGCCGCGATGAACGCGATAATAACCGCCTTGAAGCTCTGCGCAGCCCGGATGATTGGCTGGTGCGCATGACCACCCGGCCAGGGCCGGTGGGGATTTTGCGCCATGGCCGGCACCAAGTGACCGCTGGCGGCCAGGAGGAACTGATCCGCCGGCTGGCCGGCATCGTGGTCCGGTACGGCAAAAAAATCCCGGATGGACCCGCGGAGGCGGACGTGATGATTGACATGGGGGAAGAAATCGTTCGTGGCCGGTTTGGTCCTTGGGCGAATGATGCCGACCTCCAATCGTGGCGGATCTGA
- the gspF gene encoding type II secretion system inner membrane protein GspF has product MPVYEFTALTTSGKKLKGVIEADSLTVARQRIRNQGNYPVEIRETTAKTAGSRLPLLSRQLGQSIRQQEIHIATRQLATLLGAGIPLVPALSGLIEQTTNRSLKTVLAQIKDAVNEGNALTSALAEHPRLFSKIYINMVRAGEASGSLDVVLDRLAEFGENQHAIRSRVKAALLYPIFMAVVGVVVLFLLITFIVPSITSVFEGTQQALPLPTLVLIGLSTVLKQFWWALLFAVGGIIAAVRWYIATPDGRRRWDTLKLTLPGVRDLSIKTASARFSRTLASLLLSGVPLITALQIVRNIVDNVVLAEQINEACDELEKGASLSQFFKGGKWFPPMLVQMMAVGEQSGTLDTMLAKAADSYEKEVEAKILALTSMIEPVMILSMGVAVSFIVVSILLPIFEMNQLIR; this is encoded by the coding sequence ATGCCCGTCTATGAATTCACGGCCCTGACGACCAGCGGCAAAAAACTCAAGGGCGTCATCGAGGCGGATTCGTTGACCGTTGCCCGGCAACGGATTCGCAATCAGGGCAACTATCCGGTGGAGATCAGGGAAACCACCGCGAAAACAGCGGGCTCCAGACTCCCGCTGCTCTCGCGGCAGCTGGGGCAAAGCATCAGGCAGCAGGAAATCCACATCGCCACCCGGCAATTGGCCACCCTGCTCGGGGCGGGCATTCCCCTGGTGCCTGCGCTCAGCGGCCTGATCGAGCAGACCACCAATCGTTCGCTGAAAACCGTGCTCGCCCAAATCAAGGATGCGGTGAACGAGGGCAATGCCCTGACCTCGGCCCTGGCGGAACACCCGCGCCTGTTCTCCAAAATCTATATCAACATGGTCCGTGCCGGCGAGGCCTCCGGCTCGCTCGACGTGGTCCTTGACCGGCTGGCGGAATTCGGCGAGAACCAGCATGCCATCCGCAGCCGGGTCAAGGCCGCCCTGCTCTACCCGATCTTCATGGCCGTGGTCGGCGTGGTGGTGCTGTTTCTGCTCATCACCTTCATCGTGCCGAGCATCACCTCGGTTTTTGAAGGCACCCAGCAAGCCCTGCCCCTGCCGACCCTTGTGCTCATCGGCCTGAGCACGGTGCTCAAGCAGTTCTGGTGGGCGCTGCTGTTCGCGGTCGGCGGCATCATCGCCGCTGTGCGCTGGTACATCGCCACCCCCGATGGCAGGCGGCGCTGGGACACCCTCAAGCTGACCCTGCCGGGCGTGCGCGACCTGAGCATCAAAACCGCCTCGGCCCGTTTCAGCCGCACCCTCGCCAGCCTGCTCCTGTCCGGCGTTCCTTTGATCACGGCCCTGCAGATCGTCAGAAACATCGTCGACAACGTCGTCCTGGCCGAACAGATCAACGAAGCCTGCGACGAACTGGAGAAAGGGGCGAGCCTGTCCCAGTTTTTCAAGGGGGGTAAATGGTTTCCGCCCATGCTGGTGCAGATGATGGCCGTGGGGGAACAGAGCGGCACCCTGGACACCATGCTGGCCAAGGCGGCGGACAGCTACGAGAAGGAGGTGGAGGCCAAGATTCTGGCCCTGACCTCGATGATCGAGCCGGTGATGATCCTCTCCATGGGCGTGGCGGTCAGCTTTATCGTGGTGTCGATCCTCCTGCCCATCTTCGAAATGAACCAGCTGATCAGGTGA
- the recN gene encoding DNA repair protein RecN codes for MLQELRVHNLALIDALHLDLSAQKTGLIVLTGETGAGKSIILQAINLLTGGRGTASWVRSDCDQAGIEAIFAIRPDHAELNTLLSEQALKEGTTCIVRRILTREGRSKVYVNDQPVTTRLAGELTAGLINIASQHDHQQLLNSRNHLDYLDAYGELRGLRQQFWRLFQRWQQASSELRQLQEKEQDKEQQRDFLRFQLEEIRKCKPLAGEDEQLRREREQLKASDALLRLIGDSSRLLSGRVTDALVEGRKNLEQAATLDPALAPLAERMGSAGFELEDLAAALEKYLDQIPVEPARLEQISGRLAELKQLQRKYGPTLEEVIAFAERAETRLALLESLDEEIVQAELRLEEISTEALLRATELTQARREAAKKLEAGMERELASLSFPQAVFRVAITAPGGLGMDGIHSTGRDNVEFLFSANPGEPPKPLAKIVSGGELSRLMLAMKCLLARRDQVDTVIFDEVDAGIGGQAAESVAEKIGELAGHHQVLCITHLPQIAAWADLHFKVEKQVENGRTRTVINLLAKEERIGELARMLGGEHPTAQTLAFAGELIERRSARRSA; via the coding sequence ATGTTGCAGGAACTTCGAGTACATAATCTGGCCCTGATCGACGCGCTTCATTTGGATCTCTCGGCACAGAAAACCGGTTTGATCGTGCTCACCGGCGAGACCGGAGCCGGCAAGTCGATCATCCTCCAGGCGATCAATCTGCTGACCGGCGGCCGGGGAACAGCCTCCTGGGTGCGCAGCGACTGTGACCAGGCGGGGATCGAGGCCATCTTTGCCATCCGGCCGGATCATGCCGAGCTCAATACCCTGCTCAGCGAGCAGGCGCTCAAGGAGGGGACCACCTGTATCGTTCGCCGTATCCTCACCCGCGAAGGACGATCCAAGGTCTATGTCAACGATCAGCCGGTCACCACCCGCCTGGCCGGCGAGCTGACCGCCGGATTAATCAACATCGCCAGCCAGCACGACCACCAGCAGCTGCTCAACAGCCGCAATCATCTCGACTACCTCGATGCCTACGGCGAACTGCGAGGGCTGCGGCAGCAGTTTTGGCGGCTGTTTCAACGCTGGCAACAGGCTTCGTCCGAATTGCGGCAGTTGCAGGAAAAGGAGCAGGACAAGGAACAGCAGCGCGATTTTCTCCGTTTTCAGCTTGAGGAGATCCGCAAGTGCAAGCCGCTGGCGGGAGAGGACGAGCAGCTGCGGCGGGAACGGGAGCAGTTGAAGGCCTCGGATGCCCTGTTGCGGCTGATCGGCGACAGCAGCCGGCTGCTGTCCGGGCGGGTCACCGATGCCCTGGTCGAAGGCCGCAAGAATTTGGAGCAGGCTGCAACCCTTGATCCCGCGCTGGCGCCGCTGGCCGAGCGGATGGGGTCCGCCGGTTTCGAACTGGAGGATCTGGCGGCGGCCCTGGAGAAATACCTCGACCAAATCCCCGTGGAACCGGCGCGGCTGGAGCAGATCTCCGGTCGGCTGGCGGAACTCAAGCAACTGCAGCGCAAATACGGGCCCACCCTTGAGGAGGTGATCGCCTTTGCCGAGCGGGCCGAAACGCGGCTTGCCCTGCTGGAGAGCCTTGACGAGGAGATCGTCCAGGCGGAACTGCGGCTGGAGGAGATTTCCACCGAGGCCCTGCTCCGGGCCACCGAGTTGACCCAGGCCCGCCGGGAAGCGGCCAAGAAACTGGAGGCCGGCATGGAACGGGAGCTGGCCTCGCTCAGTTTTCCCCAGGCGGTCTTCCGGGTGGCCATCACCGCGCCGGGCGGGTTGGGTATGGACGGCATCCACAGCACCGGCAGGGACAACGTGGAATTCCTCTTTTCCGCCAACCCCGGCGAGCCGCCCAAGCCGCTGGCCAAGATCGTTTCCGGCGGCGAATTGTCGCGGTTGATGCTGGCGATGAAATGTCTGCTGGCCCGGCGCGACCAGGTGGACACGGTTATTTTCGACGAGGTCGATGCCGGCATCGGCGGCCAGGCCGCCGAGTCGGTGGCGGAAAAGATCGGCGAATTGGCGGGGCACCATCAGGTGTTGTGCATCACCCACCTGCCGCAGATCGCCGCCTGGGCCGATCTCCATTTCAAGGTGGAAAAGCAGGTGGAGAATGGCCGCACCCGCACGGTGATCAACCTGCTCGCCAAGGAGGAACGCATCGGTGAATTGGCGCGGATGCTCGGCGGCGAACATCCCACCGCCCAGACCCTGGCCTTTGCCGGCGAACTGATTGAGCGGCGGAGTGCGAGAAGATCGGCATGA
- a CDS encoding CCA tRNA nucleotidyltransferase: MRTTAGHVDKEAVFALLPHWLRRHLADLSRQMGGELYLAGGVVRDLLRGSVPQDIDLAVDSGARIWAGKLAVLTGGTYVALGRDEDAARVVSRKRIVDFASFRQGARTIAEELVRRDLTVNAMAIRLDPLLRLPEADGPSEVPLLDPTGGRDDLEQGLIRVASRESFTSDPLRLLRVFRFAATLGFAVEAGTLELIRRQRALLALSAPERVAHELDLIMATDNSHAVFVQMADIGLLWEILPELKAGIGMEQPRSHHLDVWQHNLETLRWMEQILQAPEQWLAEGGERLMTYLRSPQQCRRLRWAALLHDLGKPATHAVRADKGDRITFYNHDRVGAELFREVALRLRWSGEDRERVAHLIEGHMHPFHLANVARDGKLTLRASIRMVRKAGTDLPGLFLLALADSLAGQGEERIEGMEAELAGLYRRLEQVRVEHVEPVQTAPPLLTGRDLIEGLGLRPGPMFKRILGAVEEARMEGRLTDTDEALQLAREMAAGPLARAAQDRGKS, translated from the coding sequence ATGCGGACCACGGCAGGGCATGTGGACAAGGAGGCGGTGTTTGCTCTCCTACCCCATTGGCTACGGAGGCATCTGGCCGATCTTTCTCGGCAAATGGGCGGCGAGCTCTATCTGGCCGGCGGGGTGGTACGTGATCTGCTGCGTGGCAGCGTGCCCCAGGATATCGACCTCGCCGTGGACAGCGGCGCGCGCATTTGGGCCGGCAAGCTGGCCGTCCTGACCGGTGGAACCTATGTGGCGCTGGGGCGGGACGAGGATGCGGCACGGGTGGTCAGCCGGAAGCGAATCGTCGATTTTGCCTCGTTCCGTCAAGGGGCCCGGACGATTGCCGAGGAGTTGGTCCGCCGCGATCTGACCGTCAACGCCATGGCCATCCGGCTCGATCCGTTGCTGCGCCTTCCGGAGGCCGATGGCCCCTCGGAGGTGCCGCTGCTGGATCCCACCGGCGGTCGCGATGACCTGGAGCAAGGCCTGATTCGTGTGGCCAGCAGGGAGAGTTTCACCAGCGATCCGCTGCGGCTGCTGCGGGTTTTTCGTTTCGCCGCCACCCTCGGTTTTGCCGTCGAAGCCGGCACCCTGGAGTTGATCCGCCGCCAGCGCGCCCTCTTGGCCCTGTCGGCGCCGGAGCGGGTGGCCCATGAGTTGGATCTGATCATGGCCACGGACAACAGCCATGCCGTTTTTGTCCAGATGGCCGACATCGGCCTGTTGTGGGAGATCCTTCCCGAGCTGAAGGCCGGAATCGGCATGGAGCAGCCCAGAAGCCATCACCTTGATGTCTGGCAGCATAATCTGGAAACGCTGCGGTGGATGGAGCAGATTCTGCAAGCCCCGGAACAGTGGCTCGCCGAAGGAGGCGAGCGGCTGATGACCTATCTCCGGTCGCCGCAGCAGTGCCGGCGGCTGCGGTGGGCGGCCTTGCTGCATGACCTGGGCAAGCCGGCAACCCATGCGGTGCGGGCGGACAAGGGGGATCGCATCACCTTTTACAATCATGATCGGGTGGGGGCGGAGCTTTTCCGGGAAGTGGCCCTTCGCTTGCGCTGGAGCGGCGAGGACCGGGAGCGGGTCGCCCATTTGATCGAGGGCCACATGCACCCCTTTCATTTGGCCAACGTGGCTCGTGACGGCAAGCTGACCCTGCGGGCCTCGATCCGGATGGTCCGCAAGGCCGGCACGGATCTGCCCGGTCTTTTTCTCCTCGCCCTGGCCGACAGCCTTGCCGGCCAGGGCGAGGAGCGGATCGAGGGCATGGAAGCGGAATTAGCCGGGCTGTATCGCCGGCTGGAACAGGTTCGAGTCGAGCATGTCGAGCCGGTGCAGACAGCGCCGCCGCTGCTCACGGGCCGGGATCTGATCGAAGGTCTGGGGCTGCGGCCCGGGCCGATGTTCAAACGGATCCTCGGTGCGGTGGAAGAGGCGCGGATGGAGGGTCGGTTGACCGATACGGACGAGGCCCTGCAGTTGGCCAGGGAAATGGCTGCCGGTCCATTGGCCCGGGCGGCACAGGACAGAGGGAAGAGCTGA
- a CDS encoding metal-dependent transcriptional regulator: MEPQQLSASLEDYIEAIYHIISEKQVARGKDISARLSVSGASVTEALRALSKKGLINYAPYEVITLTDDGRVIAEDVIRRHNSLKQFFTNVLAIDEPLAEEGACKIEHTAPPQIINRMVEFIKFLDICPRGGKDLISGFANYCREGRTPESCASCILHCMDNTTESSTK, encoded by the coding sequence ATGGAACCGCAACAACTCAGCGCCAGCCTTGAGGACTATATCGAGGCCATTTATCATATCATCAGCGAAAAACAGGTCGCCAGGGGAAAAGACATTTCCGCCCGGCTGTCCGTGAGTGGCGCGTCGGTCACCGAGGCCCTGCGGGCCCTGTCCAAAAAAGGATTGATCAACTACGCACCCTACGAGGTGATCACGCTGACCGACGATGGACGGGTGATTGCCGAGGATGTTATCCGCCGGCACAATTCGCTCAAACAATTTTTCACCAATGTCCTGGCCATCGACGAACCCCTGGCCGAGGAAGGCGCCTGCAAGATCGAACACACCGCTCCGCCGCAAATCATCAACCGGATGGTCGAGTTCATCAAGTTTCTCGACATCTGTCCACGCGGGGGCAAGGATCTGATCAGCGGTTTTGCCAACTACTGCCGGGAAGGGCGCACCCCGGAAAGCTGCGCTTCCTGTATCCTGCACTGCATGGACAATACAACCGAATCCAGCACGAAATAG